A DNA window from Rossellomorea marisflavi contains the following coding sequences:
- a CDS encoding SLC13 family permease, with product MTSFHGAWSQLWRWNDQIKDQVLYLTGLGGAERVKQTGAGRELPADPSPENKRNYTNTQRAGLITGPVLFALIHFFFTFGSIPDQASTMLGIVAWVATWWVTEALPIPLTSLLPLILFPLLGIMDTGSVSASYGDSLIFLFAGSFMIALSMEKWNLHKRIALSIIGFIGTNPGMIILGFMTATGFLSMWISNTATTMLMIPMALAVMKQLSHSLKQSQNQLDQENAEFNFGHSLMLGTAYAATLGGFGTLIGAPANTILAATVKKLYDVEISFAQWMLFGIPLVVVLIPLVWFYLTKIAYPIRIKQLSGGKEVIKNEQQSLGRMGYEEKVVLTIFTLTALAWITRSFFLSTFIPGIDDTVIALIAAFALFIIPAKTQSGSIMDWETAKKLPWGILWLFGGGLAIAAGITSSGLAQWIGGLLVNFTEVPVWLTLLLIISTITALTEFTSNTATATMVYPIVAAAATALNADPILLMVAGCMGATFAFMFPVAAPPNAIAFATGYIKMSSMAKTGIWLNLLCLLFSLLIMTTLAPAIFSGMIP from the coding sequence ATGACATCCTTTCATGGTGCATGGAGTCAATTATGGAGGTGGAACGACCAGATCAAAGATCAGGTCCTGTATCTCACTGGATTGGGCGGGGCAGAGAGAGTCAAGCAAACAGGGGCAGGGCGGGAACTTCCTGCTGATCCGTCACCGGAAAACAAGCGGAACTATACGAATACTCAACGTGCAGGATTGATCACAGGACCCGTCCTTTTTGCACTGATCCATTTTTTCTTTACGTTCGGGAGCATCCCCGATCAGGCTTCCACTATGCTCGGGATTGTCGCATGGGTCGCCACATGGTGGGTGACAGAAGCTTTACCGATCCCTCTTACTTCATTACTTCCGCTGATTCTTTTCCCACTGCTGGGCATCATGGACACAGGATCTGTCTCTGCTTCATACGGTGATTCACTGATCTTTTTATTTGCCGGCAGTTTCATGATCGCCCTGTCCATGGAAAAGTGGAATCTTCATAAACGCATTGCACTGAGCATCATCGGGTTCATCGGTACCAATCCGGGAATGATCATCCTCGGGTTCATGACTGCTACCGGGTTCCTTTCTATGTGGATCTCCAATACGGCAACGACGATGCTGATGATCCCGATGGCCCTTGCCGTGATGAAGCAGCTCAGCCATTCATTAAAACAGTCCCAGAACCAATTGGACCAAGAGAATGCCGAGTTTAATTTCGGTCATTCCCTCATGCTCGGAACTGCCTATGCAGCGACTCTCGGAGGATTCGGTACATTGATCGGGGCCCCCGCCAATACGATTCTCGCTGCCACTGTGAAAAAACTATATGATGTTGAGATCTCCTTTGCACAATGGATGCTTTTCGGTATTCCATTGGTCGTAGTGCTCATTCCACTCGTGTGGTTTTATCTCACAAAGATTGCCTACCCGATCAGGATCAAACAGCTGTCCGGTGGTAAAGAAGTCATCAAGAATGAGCAACAATCATTAGGACGCATGGGGTATGAAGAAAAGGTGGTACTCACCATCTTCACCCTCACCGCCCTTGCCTGGATCACACGCAGCTTTTTTCTCTCGACATTCATCCCCGGGATAGACGACACCGTCATCGCACTCATCGCGGCGTTTGCGCTGTTTATCATTCCTGCGAAGACTCAATCGGGAAGTATCATGGACTGGGAGACTGCGAAGAAACTGCCATGGGGGATCTTGTGGCTATTCGGTGGGGGACTGGCGATTGCAGCCGGCATCACCAGCTCCGGACTTGCTCAATGGATCGGGGGGCTTCTGGTCAATTTCACGGAAGTACCCGTGTGGCTCACACTGCTTCTCATCATCAGTACCATCACAGCGCTAACTGAGTTCACATCAAACACGGCCACGGCCACGATGGTCTATCCGATCGTAGCCGCCGCGGCAACTGCCTTGAACGCAGATCCTATTCTATTAATGGTAGCGGGATGCATGGGGGCTACATTTGCTTTTATGTTCCCGGTAGCCGCCCCGCCAAATGCCATTGCGTTCGCAACTGGATACATTAAAATGAGTTCAATGGCAAAGACCGGTATTTGGTTAAACCTGCTTTGTCTTCTCTTCTCCCTTTTGATTATGACCACACTGGCTCCGGCCATTTTCAGCGGGATGATTCCGTAA
- a CDS encoding alpha/beta fold hydrolase, with the protein MRDYWIDNAIHITEWGQQDRPVIFCLHGLGSTALSFIEIAEELKDEFRIIAVDAPGHGRTAPFANPEDYEMPRMAEWLEGVIQALKLEDFYFLSHSWGSFAHLFYLLENRDKVRGSILIDGGYQAKSLGSISEADEAAYYRKDFEDSWSTWEEFLNEAVYSGTRRSEALDRAGEDLALMKDGRYYWHARGETGAGYVMAMHRHEVLEHYDRLPRGIVLLRATLPPHREENRIHMATLFKDGAKAIVKDIPQASHLIHWDRPDVIVNEIRESWGKKDDEN; encoded by the coding sequence ATGAGAGATTATTGGATAGACAATGCCATTCATATCACGGAATGGGGGCAACAAGATCGACCTGTGATTTTCTGCCTGCACGGCCTGGGCAGTACGGCTCTCAGTTTCATTGAAATTGCTGAGGAATTAAAAGATGAATTCAGGATCATCGCCGTTGATGCACCCGGTCATGGCCGGACTGCCCCTTTTGCAAATCCGGAAGACTATGAAATGCCAAGGATGGCTGAGTGGCTGGAGGGGGTCATCCAAGCACTGAAACTGGAAGACTTCTATTTTCTCTCCCACTCCTGGGGAAGTTTCGCCCATTTATTCTATCTGTTGGAGAACCGTGACAAGGTAAGGGGCTCCATCCTGATTGACGGAGGCTACCAGGCGAAGAGCCTTGGAAGTATTAGTGAAGCCGATGAAGCCGCGTATTACCGCAAGGATTTTGAAGATTCTTGGAGTACATGGGAAGAGTTCCTGAATGAAGCGGTATACAGCGGAACCAGGAGGTCAGAAGCTCTGGACCGCGCAGGAGAAGATCTTGCTTTGATGAAGGATGGGCGATATTATTGGCACGCACGGGGGGAAACGGGTGCAGGATACGTCATGGCCATGCACCGGCATGAAGTCCTTGAGCATTATGATCGATTGCCACGGGGGATCGTCCTTTTGCGTGCAACACTGCCGCCTCATCGTGAGGAAAACCGGATTCATATGGCTACGTTGTTTAAAGATGGTGCCAAGGCGATTGTGAAGGATATCCCTCAGGCATCCCATTTGATTCATTGGGACCGACCGGATGTCATCGTGAACGAAATCAGGGAAAGCTGGGGTAAGAAAGATGATGAGAACTGA
- a CDS encoding TetR/AcrR family transcriptional regulator codes for MKPSMEEKKRLKRDRIFRAASKIFSEKGYFETTVADIAKEAGVSFGTVFTYFETKEMLYETVILEQLEEIKPHFLDIQGTFTGDPMEIITAMVDRHVTIFSEKSEFLRLVQQVLARLDRYPALFEELDGFVSDFIESVSPVLEEGQKMGVFYPDPHDLLAHSYMSTLNGMRLTYIDDPSNLRLWEALKIQAIRLFGPYHHPGGARKW; via the coding sequence ATGAAACCATCGATGGAGGAAAAGAAGAGGCTTAAACGCGACCGGATCTTTCGTGCTGCAAGCAAAATCTTCAGCGAAAAGGGCTATTTCGAGACGACTGTAGCGGATATCGCAAAGGAAGCAGGTGTAAGCTTCGGAACGGTCTTCACTTATTTCGAGACGAAGGAAATGCTCTATGAGACCGTGATTCTGGAACAGCTTGAGGAAATCAAACCACATTTCCTCGACATCCAGGGGACGTTTACCGGTGACCCTATGGAAATCATTACGGCCATGGTCGACCGTCATGTCACGATTTTTTCAGAAAAAAGTGAATTCCTCCGCCTTGTCCAGCAGGTGTTGGCTAGGCTCGATCGCTATCCGGCCTTGTTCGAGGAGCTGGACGGCTTTGTGTCCGATTTTATTGAATCGGTGAGTCCCGTACTGGAGGAGGGACAGAAGATGGGGGTGTTCTATCCCGACCCGCATGACCTTCTGGCCCACTCCTATATGTCGACTTTGAATGGAATGCGCCTCACCTACATAGACGACCCAAGTAATCTCAGACTCTGGGAAGCGTTGAAGATACAAGCCATACGCCT
- a CDS encoding GNAT family N-acetyltransferase, whose amino-acid sequence MMRTERCSIERMTDKDIPSIRRLYADEEVRRYLGGVRTDLDFEGLMAVMGQQLHWAVRDLKDGTFHGGVSLSTHHNGQDTEVSYQFLPEYWGKGYAKEAVAAVLTHGFQKLELHRIVAETQVLNERSCRLLENLGMRVEEEVERFGARQAIYALTREEWLLSS is encoded by the coding sequence ATGATGAGAACTGAGAGATGTTCAATCGAGCGTATGACGGATAAGGATATCCCGTCCATCAGGAGGTTATATGCAGACGAAGAGGTCAGGCGATATCTTGGCGGAGTCAGGACCGATCTGGATTTTGAAGGGTTGATGGCAGTGATGGGACAGCAGCTCCACTGGGCTGTTCGCGATTTGAAGGACGGTACATTTCATGGAGGAGTATCCCTTTCGACCCATCATAATGGCCAGGATACGGAGGTGTCCTATCAGTTTTTACCGGAGTACTGGGGGAAGGGATACGCCAAGGAAGCCGTGGCTGCAGTGTTGACTCATGGCTTTCAGAAGCTGGAGCTCCATCGCATCGTGGCTGAAACCCAAGTGTTGAATGAACGATCATGCAGGCTATTGGAAAATCTCGGGATGAGAGTGGAAGAAGAAGTGGAGCGATTCGGGGCGAGGCAGGCGATTTATGCATTGACCAGGGAAGAATGGCTGTTGTCTTCTTGA
- a CDS encoding endolytic transglycosylase MltG, which translates to MRPNTLRSFASGLLVAATVTGGVYLFTDQPEAKTTTAKPETKTVKEQMTDDEMIQHLTSKGFAIHKGDEDKQEAEKADDQPAKEKIVYKTVLTVSDGMTSIDVGNALEKANIIKDGLDFYKRVEKRKLENNLRPGTFEVESGMTTDEIIDKVFKK; encoded by the coding sequence ATGAGACCAAATACATTGCGCAGTTTTGCCTCAGGCCTTCTTGTCGCCGCAACCGTGACCGGCGGAGTCTACCTTTTCACCGATCAACCGGAAGCGAAAACGACGACAGCCAAACCCGAGACCAAGACCGTCAAGGAACAGATGACGGATGACGAAATGATCCAGCATCTTACGTCAAAAGGATTCGCCATCCATAAGGGTGATGAGGATAAACAGGAAGCAGAAAAAGCGGACGATCAGCCTGCAAAAGAAAAGATCGTATATAAAACCGTCCTTACTGTGTCTGACGGAATGACCAGCATCGATGTAGGGAACGCACTGGAAAAAGCCAATATCATCAAAGACGGTCTCGATTTCTACAAGCGCGTCGAAAAGCGTAAACTCGAGAACAATCTTCGTCCAGGAACGTTCGAAGTCGAGAGCGGCATGACGACGGATGAGATCATTGATAAGGTGTTCAAGAAATAA
- a CDS encoding GntR family transcriptional regulator, whose translation MEKKDQSFKYMEVSIHETDIGAKLKGFIDGMEEMAGLRLPQKAYHIMRMAIRELLLPPGSAVLERELAEVLEMSRTPVREALVRLETDGMVKIIPRRGFIVEPIVREDLEEIYEIAESLDGLAAEKATGTVAEPDLEQLELLVREQEQAIEEDDLMKWAKLDDEFHSLIIKLAQHQRLNVVVDIHSDHLYRARLFTIHNRPAPERSILEHKAIIACMRARDGEAARKVMQSHRQRARKEIIGVMSTIDQ comes from the coding sequence ATGGAAAAGAAAGATCAGTCATTCAAATACATGGAAGTATCGATACATGAGACGGATATTGGGGCTAAGCTTAAGGGATTCATCGATGGGATGGAGGAGATGGCAGGGCTTCGCTTACCGCAAAAAGCGTATCACATCATGCGGATGGCGATCCGTGAACTCCTTCTTCCTCCTGGAAGCGCTGTATTGGAAAGGGAACTGGCAGAGGTGTTGGAAATGAGCCGGACACCTGTAAGGGAAGCTCTAGTGAGATTAGAGACAGACGGGATGGTCAAGATTATTCCAAGGAGAGGTTTCATCGTTGAACCAATTGTGCGGGAGGATCTTGAAGAGATTTATGAAATCGCCGAAAGCCTCGACGGGCTGGCAGCAGAGAAGGCGACAGGCACAGTGGCTGAGCCCGATTTAGAGCAGTTGGAGCTGCTGGTAAGGGAACAGGAGCAGGCCATTGAGGAAGATGATCTCATGAAATGGGCCAAACTGGATGACGAATTTCATAGCCTGATCATAAAGCTTGCCCAGCATCAACGTCTGAATGTTGTCGTCGATATCCACTCAGATCATTTATACCGGGCAAGGCTATTTACCATACATAATCGTCCGGCACCTGAACGGTCCATCCTTGAGCACAAGGCAATCATCGCCTGTATGAGGGCAAGGGATGGTGAGGCTGCCAGAAAAGTGATGCAATCACATCGTCAGCGGGCCAGGAAAGAAATCATCGGAGTCATGAGTACGATTGACCAATAG
- a CDS encoding tartrate dehydrogenase: MVDQTNVFKIAVIPGDGIGGEVVEQGLRVMNHLAENSDGRFSFQTDYFPWGCEYYLKTGKMMDEDGVDTLREYDAIYFGAVGFPGVPDHVSLWGLRLAICQGMDQWANIRPIEFLPGVPRRLNHPSVDTLNWILIRENSEGEYSGIGGRNFSGRGPGKEVAVQSALFTEHGCERIIRFAFDLARTRKRKKVTSVTKSNAQQYGMVLWDEVFARVSLDYPDVETDQWLVDAMAANFVLRPEELEVVVASNLFADILSDLGSALAGSLGLAASANLNPEKKSPSMFESVHGSAPDIAGKGISNPIGAIGSAALMLDHLGLKKEAEQIHQAIAETTRQGILTRDIGGHYDTEEITDAILKNLETINANV; this comes from the coding sequence ATGGTGGATCAAACAAATGTGTTCAAGATCGCAGTAATCCCGGGAGACGGGATCGGTGGGGAAGTTGTGGAGCAGGGGCTGAGGGTGATGAATCATCTGGCAGAGAATTCGGATGGGCGCTTCAGCTTTCAAACAGACTACTTTCCATGGGGATGTGAGTACTATCTGAAGACGGGGAAGATGATGGATGAGGATGGTGTGGATACACTCCGGGAATATGATGCCATCTATTTCGGAGCAGTCGGATTCCCTGGTGTGCCCGATCACGTCAGTCTTTGGGGCCTGAGGCTCGCCATCTGTCAAGGGATGGATCAATGGGCGAACATCAGACCGATTGAATTTTTGCCCGGGGTACCACGCAGGCTCAATCATCCCAGTGTGGATACCCTGAACTGGATACTGATCCGTGAGAATTCCGAAGGGGAATATTCAGGCATCGGCGGCCGGAATTTTTCAGGCAGGGGACCGGGGAAGGAAGTAGCCGTCCAGTCAGCGCTTTTCACGGAGCATGGGTGTGAGAGAATTATCCGTTTTGCCTTCGACCTTGCAAGGACCAGAAAGCGGAAGAAGGTCACAAGTGTCACGAAAAGCAATGCCCAGCAGTACGGTATGGTCCTATGGGATGAAGTATTTGCCCGGGTGAGTCTAGATTATCCGGATGTGGAGACGGATCAGTGGCTGGTGGATGCCATGGCAGCCAATTTCGTCCTCCGACCTGAAGAATTGGAAGTCGTCGTTGCCTCCAATCTGTTTGCCGATATTCTATCCGATCTGGGAAGTGCCCTGGCAGGAAGCCTCGGTCTGGCGGCAAGTGCCAATCTCAATCCAGAGAAAAAGAGCCCAAGTATGTTCGAGTCCGTTCATGGATCTGCCCCTGATATTGCAGGCAAGGGCATTTCAAATCCGATCGGGGCCATCGGGAGTGCAGCACTGATGCTTGATCATCTGGGGTTAAAGAAGGAAGCGGAGCAAATCCATCAGGCCATTGCCGAAACAACACGCCAAGGTATCTTGACAAGGGATATCGGGGGGCATTACGATACTGAAGAAATCACAGATGCCATTCTAAAAAACTTGGAAACCATCAATGCAAACGTATAA
- a CDS encoding DMT family transporter, with product MKELLLGIVSSMFFAVTFILNRSMELSGGSWMWSASLRFLFMLPFFLLIVLARKNMKQVFLELKSNPGAWLLWSFFGFVLFYAPLTYAATYGPGWLVAGTWQFTIVAGILLAPLFFTTGPDGSKQRHRIQKKALIISLLILTGVIFIQQQQAAELTPIQMLMGILPVLIATFAYPLGNRKMMSLCNGRLDTFQRILGMTIASLPFWLILSALAIWKAGFPSGGQVTQSFVVAVCSGVIATTLFFIATNRVRHHQGKLASVEATQSTQVLFVMAGEAIFLSSPLPTGIAAVGILLIIAGIIGHTLNMKKMNALRPVTLQKSSS from the coding sequence ATGAAAGAACTTCTTCTTGGCATTGTCTCGTCCATGTTCTTTGCCGTTACATTCATTTTGAATCGTTCCATGGAGCTGTCCGGGGGGAGCTGGATGTGGAGTGCGTCCCTCCGTTTCCTGTTCATGCTTCCGTTTTTCCTTCTCATTGTACTTGCAAGGAAGAATATGAAACAAGTATTTCTTGAACTCAAATCGAATCCTGGTGCGTGGCTGCTTTGGAGCTTTTTCGGTTTCGTCCTGTTCTATGCCCCATTGACCTACGCCGCCACCTATGGACCGGGCTGGCTCGTAGCGGGCACATGGCAGTTCACGATCGTAGCGGGGATCCTGCTCGCACCTCTCTTTTTCACCACTGGGCCAGACGGAAGCAAACAGCGTCATCGCATCCAAAAGAAAGCACTGATCATTTCCCTTCTCATCCTTACAGGTGTGATCTTCATCCAGCAGCAGCAAGCTGCCGAGCTGACACCCATCCAGATGTTGATGGGCATCCTGCCGGTTCTCATAGCGACCTTTGCCTATCCACTCGGTAACCGTAAAATGATGAGCTTATGCAACGGACGGCTGGATACGTTCCAGCGGATCCTCGGCATGACGATTGCAAGCCTTCCCTTCTGGCTGATCCTGAGCGCACTCGCCATATGGAAAGCGGGCTTCCCGAGTGGCGGGCAAGTGACTCAATCCTTTGTTGTAGCAGTGTGCTCAGGCGTGATTGCCACTACCCTGTTCTTTATTGCCACGAACCGGGTCCGTCATCATCAAGGGAAGCTCGCCTCAGTCGAAGCCACGCAGTCGACCCAGGTCCTGTTCGTCATGGCCGGTGAAGCCATCTTCCTGTCGAGCCCGCTTCCGACCGGCATTGCAGCCGTCGGGATCCTGTTGATCATCGCCGGGATCATCGGCCATACATTGAATATGAAAAAGATGAATGCCCTCCGCCCCGTCACCCTTCAGAAGAGCTCTTCATAA
- a CDS encoding XRE family transcriptional regulator: MNTWEDPESLAKHIGTILRDVRGEQNLSLQALADLTGVSKLTLGNIERGEANPSLTIIWKIANGLSIPISSLLMEKQQVKVSRKNEGSKVLSADGSLTLEPMFSTSHYGSLETHRAFLKPHSHYMADAHQTGVKEYVTVMEGRVEVRVGDRIYSLEQYDSIQFPADQPHGYSNLEETEAVLHFVMIYS; this comes from the coding sequence ATGAACACATGGGAAGATCCCGAATCGCTTGCCAAGCATATCGGAACCATCCTGAGAGACGTGCGCGGGGAACAGAATTTAAGTTTGCAGGCCCTTGCCGATTTGACCGGCGTCAGCAAACTGACCCTTGGGAACATCGAGCGTGGGGAGGCCAATCCCTCACTGACGATCATCTGGAAGATCGCCAATGGCCTGTCGATCCCGATTTCCTCTTTACTGATGGAAAAGCAGCAGGTAAAGGTGTCCAGGAAGAATGAAGGGAGCAAGGTGTTGAGTGCCGATGGTTCCCTGACCCTTGAGCCGATGTTTTCCACCTCCCACTATGGATCGCTTGAAACCCACAGGGCCTTCCTGAAGCCGCACAGTCATTATATGGCCGATGCCCATCAGACGGGAGTGAAGGAATATGTAACCGTGATGGAAGGAAGGGTGGAGGTGAGGGTGGGTGACCGGATTTATTCCCTTGAACAATACGATTCCATCCAATTCCCTGCTGATCAACCCCATGGCTATTCGAACCTGGAAGAAACCGAAGCCGTCCTGCATTTCGTGATGATCTATTCGTGA
- a CDS encoding ring-cleaving dioxygenase — MELKGIHHISSLTANAAVNLPFYRDILGMRLVKTTVNQDNPFYYHLFYGDETGSPGSELTFFEIPNLAKNHAGTDSISLVSLLVPSEEILDYWRSRFQEFGVEHDGISNRYGYSVLGFRDREGHRMQLMADSGAERNAWSGSTVPQAYAISGLGPVQLTVKDTGATERFLEEILGFVKKDSGDEGKVRMFTTGSGGRGSEVHLLEQDGPKERQGRGGVHHVAFRVNDEAELDKWIDHLESHGVKTSGLIDRHYFRSTYFHDPSGILFELATDGPGFETDETRDRLGRNLSLPPFLEGRRGEIESKIKRLPEARGGEGK, encoded by the coding sequence ATGGAACTCAAAGGAATCCATCATATCTCATCACTTACAGCCAATGCGGCAGTGAACCTGCCTTTTTATCGGGACATCCTCGGCATGCGCCTCGTAAAGACGACGGTGAACCAGGACAACCCCTTTTATTATCATCTATTCTATGGGGATGAAACGGGAAGTCCGGGCTCGGAGCTGACCTTTTTTGAAATCCCCAACCTGGCTAAGAATCATGCTGGAACGGACAGCATCTCCCTCGTGTCATTACTAGTGCCGTCAGAAGAAATTCTGGACTATTGGCGAAGCCGGTTCCAGGAATTCGGGGTTGAGCATGACGGGATTTCCAACCGGTATGGATATAGCGTCCTCGGGTTCAGGGACCGCGAAGGTCACCGGATGCAGCTGATGGCGGATTCGGGTGCTGAGAGAAATGCGTGGTCAGGGAGTACGGTTCCTCAGGCGTATGCCATCAGTGGCCTCGGTCCTGTGCAGTTAACGGTAAAGGATACGGGAGCGACTGAACGCTTCCTGGAAGAGATACTAGGGTTTGTGAAAAAGGACAGCGGGGATGAAGGGAAGGTTCGGATGTTCACAACAGGATCCGGCGGGAGAGGATCTGAGGTGCATCTTCTCGAACAAGATGGACCGAAAGAACGCCAAGGGCGCGGTGGCGTCCATCATGTCGCATTCCGGGTGAACGATGAGGCAGAGCTCGATAAGTGGATCGATCATCTGGAGAGTCATGGGGTCAAAACGTCGGGATTGATTGATCGACATTACTTCAGATCCACCTATTTTCATGATCCAAGCGGCATCTTGTTTGAACTGGCCACTGACGGACCGGGGTTCGAAACCGATGAGACCCGTGACCGTCTCGGCAGGAACCTTTCCCTGCCGCCGTTCCTCGAAGGAAGAAGAGGGGAAATCGAATCAAAGATCAAGCGCCTTCCAGAGGCACGAGGGGGGGAAGGAAAATGA
- a CDS encoding MarR family winged helix-turn-helix transcriptional regulator, with product MKEKRLGLMLWFRLSRVYNHSIKENNDHLKKWGLTSAQFDCLTQVGVHGKLTQKELGEKLFVTKGNITQLITKMEKLGYVQREQQWKTKTITLTASGRELYDEVVPQQEQVQATQFHGLDREEQHQLLGLLKKVQKNMESS from the coding sequence ATGAAGGAAAAGCGCCTTGGCCTGATGCTATGGTTCCGTCTCTCACGGGTATACAATCACAGCATCAAGGAAAACAATGATCACCTCAAGAAATGGGGACTCACCAGTGCACAGTTCGACTGCCTGACCCAGGTGGGGGTGCACGGGAAGCTTACACAGAAGGAGCTCGGTGAGAAATTGTTCGTCACCAAAGGCAATATTACGCAGCTCATCACGAAGATGGAGAAACTGGGATACGTGCAACGTGAACAGCAGTGGAAGACGAAAACCATCACCCTTACAGCAAGCGGGCGGGAGCTCTACGACGAAGTGGTGCCGCAGCAGGAGCAGGTCCAAGCCACCCAGTTTCATGGTCTCGATCGCGAGGAGCAGCATCAGCTGCTGGGGTTACTGAAGAAAGTGCAGAAGAATATGGAGTCATCATGA